In Aquamicrobium sp., a single genomic region encodes these proteins:
- a CDS encoding Dyp-type peroxidase, whose protein sequence is MAGHSWDRVPIDAQSIEAPLSRAAVFLVVEVVDGDAALGSVRAALGGIDDLIKTVGFRDLDARLSCIVAIGSALWDRLGFPARPAELRPFSPIQGTAHDAPSTPGDLLFHIRAERVDLCFELERLLLDTLGEAVRVIDETSGFRYFDARDLLGFVDGTANPAGQDIPQAALVGDEDRAFAGGSYVVTQKYLHDLAAWKVIGADRQEKIIGRTKVDNIELDDDAAARKSHKSLATIVDAQGAEHDILRDNMPFGSPGRREFGTYFIGYSRRLWVIEKMLERMFVGEPAGAYDQLLDFSTARTGTTFFAPSRSTLARLADGA, encoded by the coding sequence ATGGCAGGACATAGCTGGGACCGGGTGCCGATCGACGCCCAGAGCATCGAGGCCCCGCTTTCGCGCGCCGCCGTCTTTCTCGTCGTCGAGGTCGTGGACGGCGACGCCGCGCTCGGCAGCGTCCGCGCCGCGCTCGGCGGCATCGACGACCTGATCAAGACCGTCGGCTTTCGCGATCTCGACGCCAGGCTGTCCTGCATCGTGGCGATCGGCTCGGCCCTGTGGGACCGGCTCGGCTTCCCTGCCCGGCCGGCCGAGCTCAGGCCGTTCTCTCCGATCCAGGGCACCGCGCACGACGCGCCCTCGACGCCGGGCGACCTCCTGTTCCACATCCGGGCCGAGCGGGTCGACCTGTGCTTCGAGCTGGAAAGGCTGCTGCTCGACACGCTCGGCGAGGCGGTGCGGGTCATCGACGAGACGTCCGGCTTCCGCTACTTCGACGCGCGCGACCTTCTCGGCTTCGTCGACGGAACCGCGAACCCGGCCGGCCAGGACATCCCGCAGGCGGCTCTGGTCGGCGACGAGGACCGCGCATTCGCCGGCGGCAGCTATGTCGTGACCCAGAAATACCTCCACGACCTCGCTGCCTGGAAGGTGATCGGCGCCGACCGGCAGGAGAAGATCATCGGCCGCACCAAGGTGGACAATATCGAGCTCGACGACGACGCGGCCGCGCGCAAGTCGCACAAGAGCCTCGCCACCATCGTCGACGCGCAGGGCGCCGAGCACGACATCCTGCGCGACAACATGCCGTTCGGCAGCCCGGGGCGGCGTGAGTTCGGCACCTACTTCATCGGCTATTCGCGCCGGCTGTGGGTGATCGAGAAGATGCTGGAGCGCATGTTCGTCGGCGAACCGGCGGGCGCATACGACCAGTTGCTCGACTTTTCCACGGCCCGCACCGGCACGACTTTCTTCGCCCCCTCGCGCTCGACGCTGGCGCGGCTGGCGGACGGCGCCTGA
- a CDS encoding LysR substrate-binding domain-containing protein — MDIRQLRYFVAIAEQGSFSRAAAQLHVAQPALSLHVRNMETDLKVQLLHRSPKGVVPTEAGAILLRNARIILDQLAVAEEEIRGHESDPAGEVRLGLPGTVSEVLSVPLITATHQRYPKIKIRIAEAMSGFVLEWMREARIDLAILYRDVNDHGIETVRLLEEELCFLGPAVDADEPDLPPPGEALAFAQAARLPLILPGPSHGLRELLARQALTVDIKLNTVIDIDSYGNIKELVRDGFGYSILPANAIAREVQAGELRRWPIASPAVRRAVHLAYSVERPMTNAVTAIQALACEVLRDLARTGRWAGAQACPPPGGNDDA; from the coding sequence ATGGATATCCGCCAGCTCCGCTATTTCGTCGCCATCGCCGAGCAGGGCTCGTTCTCGCGCGCGGCCGCTCAGCTCCACGTCGCGCAGCCGGCGCTTTCGCTGCACGTGCGCAACATGGAGACGGACCTCAAGGTGCAGCTGCTCCACCGCAGCCCCAAGGGCGTGGTGCCGACCGAGGCGGGCGCGATCCTGCTGCGCAACGCGCGCATCATCCTCGACCAGCTCGCCGTCGCCGAGGAGGAGATCCGCGGCCATGAGAGCGACCCGGCCGGCGAGGTGCGGCTCGGCCTGCCCGGCACGGTCAGCGAGGTGCTGTCGGTGCCGCTGATCACCGCGACGCACCAGCGCTATCCCAAGATCAAGATCCGCATCGCCGAGGCGATGAGCGGCTTCGTGCTGGAATGGATGCGCGAGGCGCGCATCGACCTCGCTATCCTCTATCGCGACGTCAACGATCACGGCATCGAGACCGTGCGCCTCCTGGAGGAGGAGCTGTGCTTCCTCGGCCCGGCCGTGGACGCCGACGAGCCCGACCTGCCGCCGCCGGGCGAGGCGCTCGCCTTCGCCCAGGCCGCGCGCCTGCCGCTGATCCTGCCCGGGCCGAGCCACGGCCTGCGCGAGCTCCTGGCCCGGCAGGCGCTGACCGTCGACATCAAGCTCAACACGGTGATCGACATCGATTCCTACGGCAACATCAAGGAACTGGTGCGCGACGGCTTCGGCTATTCGATCCTGCCGGCCAACGCCATCGCCCGCGAGGTGCAGGCGGGCGAGCTGCGCCGCTGGCCGATCGCCAGCCCGGCGGTGCGCCGCGCCGTCCACCTCGCCTATTCGGTCGAGCGGCCGATGACCAACGCCGTCACCGCGATCCAGGCGCTGGCCTGCGAGGTGCTGCGCGACCTCGCCCGCACCGGCCGCTGGGCCGGCGCGCAGGCCTGCCCGCCGCCGGGCGGCAACGACGACGCCTGA